In Chryseobacterium camelliae, one DNA window encodes the following:
- the surE gene encoding 5'/3'-nucleotidase SurE: MEKPLILVTNDDGITAPGIRNLVSFMNEIGDVIVVAPNSPQSGKGHAITINSTLSYEEVHLDGPQKDFSCSGTPVDCVKMALDKILPRRPDIVVSGINHGANSSINVIYSGTMSAAVEGGVEGLPSIGFSLLDFSWEADFTQAKEYIQNIVKRVLEQPMPKGIVLNVNIPKLSKEEIKGVKVCKQAHAKWEESFDERVNPHGKKYYWLTGYFNNMDESEDADETALANGYISIVPVKFDLTAYEYMNTLSEVMKFDHVQ, encoded by the coding sequence ATGGAAAAACCACTAATTCTGGTTACTAATGATGACGGCATTACAGCACCGGGCATCAGAAATCTTGTGAGTTTTATGAACGAAATCGGGGATGTGATCGTAGTTGCCCCTAACTCACCGCAAAGCGGAAAAGGCCATGCGATTACCATCAATTCTACACTGAGCTATGAGGAAGTTCACCTGGATGGCCCGCAAAAAGACTTTTCATGCAGCGGAACTCCTGTAGACTGTGTAAAAATGGCTTTGGATAAAATCCTGCCGAGAAGGCCGGATATCGTTGTTTCCGGGATCAACCACGGCGCCAACTCCTCTATCAATGTCATCTATTCCGGAACCATGTCTGCTGCTGTGGAAGGCGGTGTGGAAGGACTTCCCTCCATTGGATTCTCACTGCTGGATTTCAGCTGGGAAGCAGATTTTACCCAGGCAAAGGAATACATACAGAATATTGTGAAAAGGGTTCTGGAGCAACCTATGCCGAAAGGAATCGTCCTGAATGTCAATATTCCCAAACTTTCCAAGGAGGAAATAAAAGGTGTGAAAGTATGCAAGCAGGCCCATGCCAAATGGGAAGAAAGCTTCGATGAAAGGGTAAACCCGCACGGCAAAAAATACTACTGGCTTACCGGATATTTCAACAATATGGATGAATCGGAAGATGCTGATGAAACCGCACTGGCTAATGGCTACATTTCTATTGTTCCGGTGAAGTTCGACTTAACCGCGTATGAATATATGAATACTCTGAGTGAAGTAATGAAATTTGACCATGTACAGTAA
- a CDS encoding GNAT family N-acetyltransferase, protein MYSKLDNPVYHALNEFHEKFCLNFGDTKFYNPEVAAFGGSAYVSGEKDITDYAKSCDDFLVFGAKPQTDHHLSCLVCDQYVLEKTIILDDPEEIIQLREENHEELLAFIAKFYPYYFKNRTPELGRYFGIFKDHKLVAVTGERMQMNDMTEVSAVITDTDYLGRGYAKQLVAHVSGKIQEDNKTPFLHVAEGNAGAIKLYEKLGFSHRGKIKVWGIKR, encoded by the coding sequence ATGTACAGTAAATTAGACAATCCTGTCTATCATGCTCTTAATGAATTCCATGAAAAGTTCTGCTTAAACTTCGGAGATACTAAATTCTATAATCCCGAAGTGGCTGCTTTTGGCGGATCAGCATACGTTTCAGGAGAGAAGGACATCACAGACTATGCAAAATCCTGTGATGACTTTCTCGTTTTCGGAGCAAAGCCTCAGACCGATCATCACCTTTCGTGTCTGGTGTGTGACCAATACGTTCTTGAAAAGACGATAATCCTTGATGACCCGGAAGAAATCATTCAGCTCCGGGAAGAAAATCATGAAGAGCTTTTGGCTTTTATTGCAAAGTTTTATCCGTACTATTTTAAAAACAGAACGCCTGAATTAGGAAGGTATTTTGGTATTTTCAAGGATCATAAGCTGGTTGCCGTTACCGGTGAAAGGATGCAGATGAATGACATGACGGAAGTGAGCGCTGTGATCACAGATACCGATTATCTTGGTAGAGGCTATGCTAAACAGCTCGTCGCCCATGTTTCCGGAAAAATACAGGAAGATAACAAAACCCCTTTTCTGCACGTTGCCGAAGGCAATGCCGGTGCCATAAAACTGTATGAAAAGCTTGGCTTCAGCCATCGCGGTAAAATAAAAGTATGGGGTATTAAGAGGTAA
- a CDS encoding radical SAM protein: MPVRNYTYYDYTISLCPECLKRVGAKIIIEDDAVFMTKRCPDHGFFKTKIASDVHYYKNIRNYNKASEMPLHFGTDVEYGCPYDCGLCVDHEQHSCLSIVEVTDRCNLTCPTCYAMSSPHYGSHRSLEDIEAMFDVIVKNEGEPDVVQISGGEPTIHPEFFRIMDIAKSKPIKHLMLNTNGIRIANDPGFAEKLATYAPEFEIYLQFDSFRPEVLQDFRGKDLTDVRMRALEKLNALNLSTTLVVVLQKDKNIDEIGKIIEFALKQKCVRGITFQPVEIAGRNREDSPYEKITLTEVRQEILNQFPLLNSDDIIPVPCNPDALAMGYILKLEGETIPLTRYINPADLLNNETRNTIVYEQDTGLQMQLLDIFSTGISVDKVQPKVNQLLCCLPEVCAPDLDYDNLFRIIIMNFMDAHDFDVRAVKKSCVHIVNKDLKLIPFETMNLFYRDDKMKYLEELRKEDKVLF, from the coding sequence ATGCCGGTAAGAAATTATACTTATTACGATTATACCATTAGCCTCTGCCCGGAATGCCTGAAAAGGGTGGGCGCCAAGATTATTATTGAGGATGATGCGGTTTTTATGACGAAAAGATGTCCGGATCATGGCTTTTTCAAAACCAAAATTGCTTCTGATGTCCATTATTATAAAAACATCAGGAACTATAATAAAGCTTCGGAAATGCCTTTGCATTTCGGGACTGATGTTGAATATGGCTGTCCGTACGATTGTGGCCTTTGCGTAGACCATGAACAGCACAGCTGCCTGTCTATTGTTGAAGTCACCGATCGCTGCAACCTGACCTGCCCGACCTGTTATGCGATGTCATCGCCTCACTATGGCAGCCACCGCAGTCTGGAAGACATTGAAGCCATGTTTGATGTGATTGTAAAGAATGAAGGAGAACCGGATGTCGTACAGATCAGCGGAGGAGAGCCCACGATCCATCCTGAATTTTTCAGGATCATGGATATTGCGAAATCCAAGCCGATCAAGCACCTGATGCTCAATACCAACGGAATAAGGATTGCCAACGACCCCGGTTTTGCAGAAAAACTGGCTACCTATGCCCCGGAATTTGAGATTTACCTGCAGTTTGATTCTTTCAGGCCTGAAGTTTTGCAGGATTTCAGGGGAAAAGACCTTACAGATGTCAGGATGAGAGCGCTGGAAAAGCTAAATGCCCTCAATCTTTCCACCACATTGGTCGTTGTGCTTCAGAAAGATAAAAATATTGATGAAATCGGAAAAATCATCGAGTTTGCCCTTAAACAGAAATGTGTACGCGGCATAACTTTTCAGCCGGTAGAGATTGCCGGAAGAAACAGGGAAGATTCCCCATACGAGAAAATAACCCTCACTGAAGTCCGGCAGGAAATTTTAAATCAATTTCCATTACTAAACAGCGATGATATTATTCCTGTACCATGCAATCCTGATGCATTGGCCATGGGATACATCCTGAAGCTTGAAGGGGAAACCATTCCGTTAACCCGGTATATCAATCCTGCGGATCTGCTGAACAATGAAACCCGGAATACCATTGTTTACGAGCAGGATACAGGACTGCAGATGCAGCTCCTGGATATTTTCAGTACCGGAATTTCAGTAGATAAGGTGCAGCCCAAGGTTAATCAGCTGCTATGCTGCCTGCCGGAAGTTTGTGCTCCCGATCTGGATTATGATAACCTGTTCAGGATCATCATTATGAATTTCATGGATGCCCATGATTTTGATGTGCGGGCAGTAAAAAAATCATGTGTCCACATCGTTAATAAAGACCTTAAGCTCATCCCTTTTGAAACGATGAACCTGTTTTACAGGGATGATAAGATGAAATACCTTGAAGAGCTCAGAAAGGAAGATAAAGTATTATTCTGA
- a CDS encoding prolipoprotein diacylglyceryl transferase: MDFPVTFHILGKTILAHPLFEALGMFIGMRYYFYLKRKSAEKLSFNTSAAVLIGATAGALIGSKLIGNLENPFVLFSEKFSFARFWSNNTIVGGLAFGLIGVELAKKIVGHRQSTGDLIVFPLMLAMIIGRIGCFLTGIYEETYGIPTRFIFGMHLGDQYLRHPVALYEIGFLIVLWVFLKKIQNSRKYRSGFVFQIFMIAYFMFRFCLDFIKPRVELFWGLGTIQLVCLCVIAYYIFIMRNTKSVSSHQISTYENSDASGG, from the coding sequence ATGGATTTTCCTGTCACCTTTCATATTCTCGGTAAGACTATCCTGGCGCATCCCCTGTTTGAAGCTTTGGGGATGTTTATCGGGATGCGGTATTATTTTTATCTTAAAAGGAAGTCGGCGGAAAAGCTGTCTTTCAATACTTCTGCTGCTGTACTGATCGGTGCTACTGCAGGGGCATTAATCGGGTCAAAACTCATTGGAAACCTGGAGAATCCTTTTGTCCTGTTTTCTGAAAAGTTCAGTTTTGCCAGGTTCTGGTCCAATAATACCATTGTCGGAGGGTTGGCTTTTGGGCTGATCGGCGTAGAGCTGGCTAAAAAAATTGTCGGCCACCGGCAAAGTACGGGTGACCTGATTGTTTTCCCGCTGATGCTGGCGATGATCATCGGCAGGATTGGCTGTTTCCTTACCGGAATTTACGAAGAAACTTATGGAATTCCGACCCGTTTTATTTTCGGAATGCATCTTGGAGATCAGTACCTGAGGCATCCTGTAGCCCTTTATGAAATCGGGTTTTTAATTGTGCTTTGGGTCTTCCTGAAAAAAATTCAGAACAGCAGGAAGTACCGGTCCGGATTTGTTTTTCAGATATTTATGATAGCTTATTTCATGTTCAGGTTCTGCCTGGATTTTATTAAGCCCAGGGTAGAACTTTTCTGGGGATTGGGAACCATCCAGCTGGTATGTCTTTGTGTAATTGCCTATTATATTTTTATAATGAGAAACACAAAATCTGTATCTTCACATCAAATATCAACATATGAAAATTCTGACGCTTCTGGAGGTTAA
- a CDS encoding GMP reductase: protein MRIEYDIKLGFKDVMFRPKRSTLKSRSEVDLEREFTFLHTQKKWKGIPVIAANMDTVGTFEMAVELAKEKIITAVHKHYSTEEWDAFLASQPESIYQYIALSTGTGSADKEKIRHILEKHPKIEFLCIDVANGYSEHFVDFVKAARASFPDKIIIAGNVVTGEMVEELLLVGADIIKVGIGPGSVCTTRVKTGVGYPQLSAIIECSDAAHGLGGHIIADGGCKVPGDVAKAFGGGADFVMLGGMFAGHDESGGEIVEENGKKFRLFYGMSSKTAMDKHSGGVAEYRASEGKTVKVPYKGPVAETVKDILGGVRSTCTYVGASKLKELSKRTTFIRVQEQENQVFKD, encoded by the coding sequence ATGAGAATAGAATATGATATAAAGCTGGGGTTCAAAGATGTGATGTTCCGTCCCAAACGCTCCACGCTGAAATCCAGGTCTGAAGTAGACCTGGAACGGGAATTTACCTTTTTGCATACCCAAAAGAAATGGAAAGGAATTCCGGTTATTGCTGCCAATATGGATACGGTAGGAACTTTTGAAATGGCGGTAGAGCTCGCAAAAGAGAAAATCATCACCGCGGTGCACAAACATTATTCTACGGAAGAATGGGATGCATTCCTTGCCAGCCAGCCGGAAAGCATTTATCAATATATTGCACTGAGTACAGGTACCGGTAGCGCTGATAAAGAGAAAATCCGCCACATCCTCGAAAAGCATCCTAAAATCGAGTTTCTCTGTATTGATGTTGCCAATGGTTATTCTGAACATTTCGTAGACTTTGTGAAGGCTGCAAGGGCCAGTTTTCCCGATAAGATTATCATCGCCGGAAATGTGGTGACCGGGGAAATGGTGGAGGAACTTCTCCTGGTTGGCGCCGATATTATTAAAGTAGGTATCGGGCCTGGATCTGTCTGCACCACGCGTGTGAAAACAGGAGTAGGCTATCCGCAGCTCTCGGCCATTATTGAATGTTCAGATGCAGCCCATGGTTTGGGAGGCCATATCATAGCCGACGGAGGCTGTAAGGTTCCGGGTGATGTAGCCAAGGCTTTTGGCGGCGGTGCAGATTTTGTGATGCTGGGCGGTATGTTTGCCGGGCATGATGAAAGCGGAGGCGAAATTGTAGAGGAAAACGGCAAGAAATTCCGGCTGTTCTATGGAATGAGTTCTAAAACAGCTATGGATAAGCATTCCGGAGGAGTGGCAGAATACAGGGCTTCGGAAGGCAAAACCGTTAAAGTACCTTACAAAGGCCCGGTTGCCGAAACGGTAAAGGATATTCTGGGTGGGGTACGATCCACATGCACGTATGTAGGTGCCTCAAAATTAAAGGAACTATCTAAGCGCACTACATTTATCAGGGTACAGGAGCAGGAAAACCAGGTATTTAAAGATTAG
- the fabG gene encoding 3-oxoacyl-[acyl-carrier-protein] reductase, with amino-acid sequence MKLLEGKVALITGATRGIGKGIAEVFAQHGAKIAFTYAGSVDKAKELEATLSSVTQIKGYQSDASDYDAAQKLIDEVMAEFGQIDILINNAGITKDNLLLRMSKEDWDVIMRVNLDSVFNLTKAVIKPMMKAKSGSIINMTSVVGISGNAGQANYAASKAGVIGFTKSVALELGSRNIRCNAIAPGFIETEMTAALDEKTTQSWREGIPLKRGGKPEDVANACVFLGSDMSAYVTGQTLNVDGGMLT; translated from the coding sequence ATGAAACTATTAGAAGGAAAGGTAGCACTGATTACGGGAGCTACACGAGGAATCGGAAAAGGGATTGCTGAAGTTTTTGCACAGCACGGTGCAAAAATAGCATTTACCTATGCAGGTTCTGTAGACAAAGCTAAAGAATTGGAAGCCACTTTAAGTTCTGTAACACAAATTAAAGGGTATCAGTCTGATGCATCGGATTATGATGCTGCCCAGAAATTAATTGATGAGGTAATGGCAGAATTTGGCCAGATCGATATTCTGATCAATAATGCAGGGATTACCAAGGATAATCTTTTGCTCAGAATGTCTAAAGAAGACTGGGATGTAATTATGAGAGTAAACCTGGATTCTGTATTCAACCTTACCAAGGCTGTTATTAAGCCTATGATGAAGGCTAAATCCGGATCTATCATCAATATGACTTCAGTAGTGGGAATCAGCGGAAATGCCGGCCAGGCGAATTATGCCGCATCCAAAGCCGGTGTTATAGGATTTACCAAATCCGTAGCACTTGAATTAGGCTCCAGAAACATCCGTTGCAACGCTATTGCGCCCGGATTCATTGAAACGGAAATGACTGCCGCACTGGATGAAAAAACTACTCAGTCCTGGAGAGAAGGTATTCCTTTGAAAAGAGGCGGAAAACCGGAAGATGTAGCGAATGCCTGTGTATTTTTAGGAAGCGATATGTCAGCTTATGTTACCGGACAGACCCTGAATGTAGATGGAGGGATGTTAACTTAA
- the rsmI gene encoding 16S rRNA (cytidine(1402)-2'-O)-methyltransferase translates to MSGILYFVPTPVGNLEDMTFRAVKVLKEVDYILCEDTRTSGILLKHFEISKPLKSYHLHNEHQATEKVIADLKSGQNIAIITDAGTPGISDPGYLLGKAGADHNIEMICLPGATALIPALVVSGLPNNEFLFAGFLPQKKGRQTKLKQLAEEKKTIVLYESPHKINTTLEQIKEFFGENTRVSLSREISKKFEETRRGTITELIEFSKSKTLKGEIVLIVNNSI, encoded by the coding sequence TTGAGCGGAATCCTATATTTTGTTCCCACACCGGTAGGGAACCTGGAAGATATGACCTTCAGGGCAGTGAAGGTACTGAAAGAAGTAGATTACATCCTTTGCGAAGATACCCGGACATCCGGCATCCTCCTGAAGCATTTTGAAATTTCAAAACCTCTGAAATCATATCATCTGCATAATGAGCACCAGGCTACTGAAAAAGTGATTGCAGACCTTAAGAGCGGACAGAATATCGCCATCATAACCGATGCAGGGACACCGGGGATTTCAGATCCCGGATACCTTCTGGGGAAAGCCGGAGCAGACCATAACATCGAAATGATCTGCCTTCCCGGAGCGACAGCGCTGATACCGGCTTTAGTGGTTTCGGGGCTGCCTAATAACGAATTCCTTTTTGCAGGCTTCCTTCCGCAGAAAAAAGGAAGGCAGACCAAGCTGAAGCAACTGGCAGAAGAGAAGAAGACCATTGTCCTGTATGAAAGCCCCCATAAGATCAATACAACGCTGGAACAGATCAAAGAGTTTTTCGGCGAAAACACCAGGGTGAGCTTAAGCCGGGAAATTTCCAAAAAATTTGAAGAAACAAGACGCGGAACCATTACTGAACTGATTGAGTTTTCAAAATCAAAAACACTTAAAGGCGAAATAGTCCTCATTGTCAACAATTCAATTTAA